The nucleotide window TTGCATTTATTAAAGACAATGTAAAAAAGAAAGGATATCCGCCTTCAGTAAGAGAAATTGGGGAAGCGGTCGATCTTGCCTCGAGCTCAACCGTTCACGGCCACTTGGCCCGATTGGAAAAGAAAGGGTATATTCGTAGAGACCCGACCAAGCCAAGAGCGATTGAAGTCCTTCATCTGGATGAACAAGGAAACGAAATTTCCGAAGCAGACAAGCCGGCAAGTGCTTATGTTCCTTTAATCGGAAAAGTAACCGCAGGCGTTCCCATTACAGCCGTCGAAAATGTAGAGAGCTATATGCCGTTGCCCGACGATTTTGTCGGAATTGACCAGGTATTCATGCTCACCATTGAAGGAGACAGCATGATTGACGCAGGAATTCTTGATGGTGACCAGGTGATTGTGCGCCAACAACCGACCGCAAATAACGGTGATATTATCGTAGCGATGACGGATGAACAAGAAGCAACCGTCAAACGCTTTTATAATGAAGGGAACCACATCCGATTGCAGCCGGAAAACCAAGCGTTGGAACCGATCATTCTTGACAATTGCCAAGTGCTTGGAAAAGTAAGCGGTGTCTTTCGTACGATCTCGTGAAAAAATTGCAAACCTAAGAGGGCGGGAAGATCAAACGTTTCCTTCCCTTCCCAATTTCAGGGTTTAAGTTGACATAATAATATTATTGGAACTTAATTCCGTTTCTGTTTTACTATATGCACATCGCATATCTGTTTAGAACGGCTTGATTATTTTTTCTTCCCGTTTCGGTTTTTCTTTTTGCGATAATGCCCTGCTGTGATCAGTACAGCGAGAATCAACAGCCCGGGCATGGAAGCCGCGATCGCTAAAAAAAGACCAATTTCCAACACACCCATCACCTCGCGATCTTTGCCAATATGGTATGTATAAACGAGCGCGAGGTGATGCGACGAATGATTAGATTGGCACGTTGTTGATGAGACTCCGAATGATGGATTGGTTCGGCGTAATGGTCGTCATGAAGGGGTCCATGAAGACCGAAATAACGTTCGGAGCTTCGATTGAGTAACCATGAGGTGTCCATGGAGCCCGAACGGAAATATGCGGTCTCCACTCTCGCTCTAATCAAAGAACCTTTTCCACGAAAATAACCCCCGAGCTGATTTCGCTCGAGGGTACCTTTACACGCGCAACGTGCAGGGAATTTTTTTGTTATTCATTCTCCAGAATCGAAGAGACAATATGCAAAGAGTCCCATTCTCCCCCGGAGACGCTTATAATCGGATACTTTTTCGGATAAAAATTGTCTCTAATCTCCTCAACGGAAAGCCCTTCTTTGTGAAGATGTTTTACCTCTTCGGAAAGGTTCTCAAGGTGATCCAGTTTTTGCTTTAACATCTCTTTCCCGTTTTCTACATATCCGGCATGACCACAAAATAACGATTCAAAATCATAAGCGAGCAATGTTCGGATGGAATCCATCGTTTGCGGAATGGATTCGCTGCTCATAATGACCTTCGGTTTCGGTGAGACAAATAAATCCCCTGAAAATAGCGTACCGTTTTCTTCATCGAAAAGCGCGACATGATCATCGGCATGACCCGGTGTATAAATAACTTTCCATTCCCGATTTCGAGATTGGATCGTACCATCGAGTAGCGTGGCCTGAAACCCTTCCCGCTTCCCCCAAGTCATCTGACGATACTCCGGATAGGGCGAATCTTGGGCACATATACCAATCCCTTTCGGATGAACATGAATAGGCACTTCAAAGTTTCGCTGCAACCACGGCGCTGTTCCGGAATGATCTTCATGGCTATGGGTAAGGGATACAAAATCAATCGAATGCGCTTCATAAAAAGGAATAAGTTCAGACTCCATGCGCGGTGGTCCGGTATCGACTAACATCCCGTCAACCAAAAAGGCATAGACGATATTTGTTTTTTCCCCTCCGAGAACAACATCCATTTTTACACAAGTCACATCTTCTTTTTCGTATACTTGCATCACAGTTGCACTCCTCTCCTTTTTTTATTATTTTGAAACAACTGCCATCGTACAACGAGCGACACAGATCAACTTTTCATTTTCATCGGTTATTTGAATATCCCAAACCATAGTCGTGCGTCCTTTATGAAAAGGCGTAGCGGTTGCCGTAACAACGCCGTCGGTTTTACTGCGAATATGGTTTGCATTAATCTCCATTCCTACCGGATTGAATTTTTGCGGATCTATATTCATTGCCGTCGCCATCGTTGCCGCCGTTTCCGCCAACGCAACCGATGCCCCGCCGTGCAGAATA belongs to Salicibibacter cibi and includes:
- a CDS encoding hotdog fold thioesterase, yielding MRTRGKDSLVGELEMEYVELSSNRLIMTMPVGSKTRQPAGILHGGASVALAETAATMATAMNIDPQKFNPVGMEINANHIRSKTDGVVTATATPFHKGRTTMVWDIQITDENEKLICVARCTMAVVSK
- a CDS encoding MBL fold metallo-hydrolase, encoding MQVYEKEDVTCVKMDVVLGGEKTNIVYAFLVDGMLVDTGPPRMESELIPFYEAHSIDFVSLTHSHEDHSGTAPWLQRNFEVPIHVHPKGIGICAQDSPYPEYRQMTWGKREGFQATLLDGTIQSRNREWKVIYTPGHADDHVALFDEENGTLFSGDLFVSPKPKVIMSSESIPQTMDSIRTLLAYDFESLFCGHAGYVENGKEMLKQKLDHLENLSEEVKHLHKEGLSVEEIRDNFYPKKYPIISVSGGEWDSLHIVSSILENE
- the lexA gene encoding transcriptional repressor LexA — encoded protein: MKKLSQRQETILAFIKDNVKKKGYPPSVREIGEAVDLASSSTVHGHLARLEKKGYIRRDPTKPRAIEVLHLDEQGNEISEADKPASAYVPLIGKVTAGVPITAVENVESYMPLPDDFVGIDQVFMLTIEGDSMIDAGILDGDQVIVRQQPTANNGDIIVAMTDEQEATVKRFYNEGNHIRLQPENQALEPIILDNCQVLGKVSGVFRTIS